The following coding sequences are from one Leptospiraceae bacterium window:
- a CDS encoding prolyl oligopeptidase family serine peptidase translates to MRLLYWIFVICLTSFIHCRIMQRINSIPKDGILETILIDGIERKYIVYLPKTKILAEEKIPLLLMLHGRFGTAKLMMEGYNMNAIADRERFAILYPEGFNRSWADGRGGTPADKNNINDVKFIESVIQRVAANYPIDQNYIFITGHSNGGFMTQRMLIEKTNLFKAGVSVTAHISKNVLMNSTPAKPISVAFISGTEDPLVPYEGGYVVDGEEVLGAEDSVRRWIEWNQCSKQATIETINKQRDETSLEIYSCPGCKENVKVRLYKLIGAGHMWPGLSQKIPFINLGKETKELNASEEIWDFFKLHL, encoded by the coding sequence ATGAGACTTCTCTACTGGATATTTGTTATTTGCCTTACCTCATTTATTCATTGTCGTATTATGCAAAGAATTAACTCCATTCCAAAGGATGGCATTTTAGAAACAATACTTATAGACGGAATTGAAAGAAAATACATCGTATATCTTCCAAAAACAAAAATTCTCGCAGAAGAAAAAATCCCACTTTTACTTATGCTACATGGTCGATTTGGAACTGCAAAGCTTATGATGGAAGGCTACAATATGAATGCGATAGCCGATAGAGAAAGATTTGCCATTCTTTATCCCGAAGGATTCAATCGTAGCTGGGCAGACGGCCGGGGTGGAACTCCTGCTGATAAAAATAATATTAACGATGTAAAATTCATAGAAAGCGTAATACAACGTGTAGCCGCTAATTATCCAATTGACCAAAATTATATTTTCATAACCGGACATTCGAACGGTGGATTTATGACACAGAGAATGCTTATCGAAAAAACCAATTTATTTAAAGCAGGTGTAAGTGTTACGGCTCATATTTCAAAAAATGTTTTAATGAATTCTACTCCCGCAAAACCAATTTCTGTAGCATTTATCAGTGGAACAGAAGATCCTTTAGTTCCCTACGAAGGTGGTTATGTAGTTGACGGCGAAGAGGTGTTAGGCGCTGAGGACTCAGTTCGCAGATGGATAGAATGGAATCAATGTAGCAAACAAGCAACAATCGAAACAATCAATAAACAGAGGGATGAAACTAGTTTAGAAATTTATTCCTGTCCAGGATGCAAGGAGAATGTAAAGGTTCGATTGTATAAATTAATTGGTGCAGGCCATATGTGGCCGGGTTTATCACAGAAGATTCCATTCATTAACCTGGGCAAAGAGACAAAAGAGTTAAATGCATCTGAAGAGATTTGGGATTTCTTTAAATTGCATTTGTAA